In Ananas comosus cultivar F153 linkage group 10, ASM154086v1, whole genome shotgun sequence, the following proteins share a genomic window:
- the LOC109716079 gene encoding uncharacterized protein LOC109716079 has product MGPKRSTILFVLVTASILSTSFAGGQRRFLEKYAVKVETKEITKTPSYEDEVVVRARILKVQTNDYGSYDPSPSLEKPPFKLIPN; this is encoded by the exons ATGGGGCCTAAGAGATCTACAATACTCTTTGTTCTCGTCACCGCGTCGATCCTCTCGACTTCATTTGCAG GAGGGCAAAGGAGATTTTTAGAGAAATATGCAGTGAAAGTGGAAACAAAA GAAATTACGAAAACGCCGTCGTATGAAGATGAAGTTGTTGTTCGCGCGAGAATTCTGAAAGTTCAAACAAATGATTATGGAAGCTATGACCCTTCTCCAAGTCTTGAGAAGCCTCCGTTTAAGCTTATACcgaattaa